The Numenius arquata chromosome 11, bNumArq3.hap1.1, whole genome shotgun sequence genomic interval TCTTGTGCTATGGGGATGGTGCACTGGTCTGGGAACGGGAGGGTCAGCCCCTTGCTGCCTCACTGGAGCACAGGGATGGTGTCTTTGTCAGCAATCTCACCCTCAGGAATGTGACGGGCCGTCACACTGGGGAGTACACGTGCACCTACAACCCCGACCAGGCTCCAGAGCCAGCAGAGAGGAAAGCCCTGTACATCTACGTTCCAGGTAGGGGACAGCACATCCTTGTCTCTGCATTTCCAAGGGGTTTAGCAACCAGGAGAAAGAGGCCTTTGAATTATTGTTCTGTCTCCAAACACCTGGCCTCCCAAAATCCTTCCTGCCATCACAGGAGAGCCCTGATGGCAGGTCATCTGGCTGTGGCATGTCTCTGGTATGCCAGGTCATGGGAGAAGCCCATGTGTGGTGTGTTGGGGCAAGCAGTGGGGGAAGCAATGGTGCTAGGCAGCATCATCTGGGTGGCTCTCACCTCCTGGAGAGGTTTGGCAAGCCCATGGCGTGGCAGCTCTACTTTGCCATGGGGAGTAGGGGAATAAGCTTTGCACCAGCCCTGTGTTGAAGCAGTCCTGGAGGAGCACAGAGCATCCCCAGTTCAGCTTCAAGCAGTTTTCTGTAACCAGTGATGCCTCTCTCACACAGATCCCTCCCTGGTCTTCCTCCCCACAATCACCTCCGAAGAGCTCTTCATCTTCATCACGGGTTACACAGAGGCTGTCATCCCATGCCGTGTGACCAACCCACAGATGCAGGTGACCCTCTATGAGAAAAAGGTGGAGAACCCCATCCCGGCTGCTTATGACCCACAACAGGGATTCAAAGGCTTCTTTGAGGATAAGACCTATTTCTGCCGGACAATTGTGGATGACCAGGAGGTGGATTCAGACACTTTCTATGTCTACAGGATCCAGGGTGAGTTGCCATTGTCATAGCTGTGCACTTGCAGTGGCGATTCCTCCAGCCTAATGGCAGAGGACAGCAAAGCTCTCCCCCTGTGTCCTCAGCGATGCCCCTGATCGATTTGGAGGCTGGATTTAGTCCTGTTGGGTTCTGCCAAATTGTCAGCTCCATTCCTCAGGAAAGAGACTTTCCAGGGGACCAGTCCACCCAGGATAAATGGACTGGGTGCCCACTCATCTCTTCCTTCATTATTCatccctttttttcacctttcccacaGTCTCATCTGTGAACGTCTCCATCAGCGCAGTGCAGACCATAGTGCGTCAGGGAGAAAATGTAACTCTGATGTGCACCGTGAGCGGCAACGAGCTGGTCAACTTCAACTGGGATTATCCCCGCAAGCAAGTGAGTGCTCCAGCCCCACATGCTCTGGGTAACAGCTCCAGCTTTCACCCGGACGTCCCATGGTGAACACTCATCAATATCCTAGGTGAAGCTTCATAGGAAGCTTCATAGGAAGATTCACCTCATGGCAGAAGCtatgggatgctgctgctgccacacaggGAGGCTTGATGGGGAGATCCTTGAGTTGAGGCTGTCTGCCTCAGTGGCCTCTGATCAGTTCGTGTTCCCTGTCCCTGTCAAGTTCCCTGTCAGACTGGGGTCCTCtaccctttcctcctcccttctcatGAGCCTGGCTTTGTAGCTCCAATGGCAGAACATGTTCTTGACTTCTCAGACTGTATCTCCCATCCCCGTTGTGcaggcagggaaggctgtggaacCAGTGACCGACTTCCTGCCTGGATCCACCCACGAGATCCGCTCCATCCTCATCATCCAGAATGCAGAGCTGGAAGACAGCGGGACCTATGTCTGCAACGTCTCTGAGGGCTACCAtgagaaaacagaccggaaagaCATCACAGTCCATGTGATCGGTATGTTGCTGCCCACGCACCCAAAGCCACCAAaccacgtgggtgtccaggcagGATGCCCCAGGGTGACACCCTCTTCTCTCCTCACAGCCTCcagctctctcccctcctcagcctCTGCGCTTAGCAACcatggcaaaaaaccccaaccctcacCCCAAGACATCCCTGCCCACTTCTTGACTTAAAAACATCCCAAATCCCCCACCACAGCTTTTGGGACCCTTTATGACACTTGAGGGTGTGAGAGCTCTTCTGCACTGTACAGTGCCAATGCACTGCGAGGTCAAATTGTCGCCTCCCATCTGCATCCGTCCTTCTTCCATGTAATTTGAAGGAATGTCCCCCATCTCTACAAGATAACAGCCTTCTCCCTGCATGATGCCTGCCCCATGAGCTCCTCTGCTCCAAAGtgtggctctgcacccccacTTCCCTTGGACAAGCCTGAAGCCTTGAGGGATGGATCTGGAGCTGTCCCACCCCTTCTTTGGGTTCAGGGGTTTTTGTTCCAGATCCATGTTTGTCCAAAGGACTGGAGAGGGGTCTCTTTTTATCCCTGACCCCCCtatccctcctgccccctctcAGAGCGTGGCTTTGTGCGCTTCCACACCCACCTGCCCAGCACGGTCTATGCTGAGGTCCACAAGAGCCGCACCATCCAGGTGGAGGTGGAGGCCTACCCACAACCCAGCATCGTGTGGCTGAAGAACAACAAGACGTTGACCATGGAGAGCAGCAGTGAGTTCACCATCACCAGCAGGAACCTGTCAGAAACCAGGTGAGGGCCCATCACTCCTCACTAGGGTGCGGGGAGGGGATAATTCACAAAGCAATCTGCAAATCACGGGCTGGACATGGATTGGTGGTTGAATGCCTTTCCGTGAGTGAATTTTGAGCATGCATCAGATGGGTAGGAGCTGGTTAGTTCTGAGCATTGTCAGTAAAGCAGCCTTCCCACACCCATCACTCTGGgactgtgtctcctccaggtacCAGACAGCTCTGGTGCTGGTGCGGGTGAAGCAGGAAGAAGGAGGATTTTACACGATCCGAGCTTCCAATGAGGATGATGAGCAGGagctgtccttccatctgcagatAAATGGTGAGGATGGGCATGCAGATATGGGACTGAGGAATGTGGGGCCAGTCTCAGAGGATGGCTCCATCCTTTGCCACAGGACCCTCAGGCTGATGCCCTTACTCCTCTGACTACAGCTCCAGAGTGTTTTTGGTCAAAGGAAGAGCATTAAATCAAGAAATGTGCTCACTTGCAATACCTCACACGTGGTCTCAAAGCAAGGGGGACAGGGAGGCAGTGCAGACATCAGCAGCTTGGCCATCATGCCCTGGCCCAGGGTAGCAGATGCAGAGACAAGTGGGCAGCTCTGATGTCCAGCACTCTCCCCTGTGCTTGCCTCTGTTCTCTAAGCAACCTAAATTTGGACGGGTCTCCTTCATGACACCCTCAAACCTTTCTCTTTTTGCTGTTAGATTTCAAAAATGAAACACAGTTGCTGTGATGAGTCctacctcactgtcccctcaccTCCAGGCCATGTTAGAGGTACAGGGGAATCATGTTCCCCTTCCATCCTGCAGTCAAAGTGAGGGCTCAATTCTCATCAGTGTCTCTTGGTTTCAGTGCCAGCCAAAGTGGTGGATCTCAAGGAGAACAGCAGTGCCAGCAGTGGGGAGCAGACCGTAACATGCTCTGCTGAAGGCATGCCCCAGCCAGAGATCAGCTGGTCTACTTGCAGCGACATCAAAAGGTAAGTGGAGTGATGGAGCCCGTGGGAATGGCTGGGATCTTGCATTTGTTAGAAGAATAATGTTTTATTGCATCCTGCTGGCCCACAAACCCATGCATCCCATGGTGACATGTGGTCCCAACTGCTTCATGGGTGCCTTTATCCTCCCCTGGGCCAGGTGCAGCGCCAAGGGGCAGCCCACCCGGCTGCTGGGGAACGAGTCCTCAGAGATTGGTCTGCAGACCAACGCCACGTACCACGCGGAGCTGCAGGTGTACCGCGTGAACAGCACCCTGCAGCTGCACAGGGTGGATGAGCCCCTGCTCCTGAGATGCACCGTGCAAAACTTCCTGGGCACCAACTCCCAGGACATCACTCTGGTCCCACATGGTAAGCTCTGAGGGAAGAGTTTGAGCCAGTGGTGGGGAACTAGGCTTTTCTCTCCATGTCTCCAGCCTGGAGGTACTAGGACCAGGGCTGTCCTCTGATGGCTGCAGTCCTCAAAGGCAGGAAGCCTGGGTACGCTGCCCAAAATGAAGCCTCCTTTGGGTTGAGCAGGAAAGGTTACTCCAGGAGGAGTCTGGAGCCCTTGTGTCCACTGGCGATGGACATCCTCTTCCCACCACTGGCAGGGTCATCCCTCCAGGGAGGCAAGATGCCTGAGTAGGTCCCCAGTGTCTTGTTATTAGCCCACGGGTCACTAGATGGTGCCACGGACTTCAACATCCATATGCTGAACATCCCAAATATGAGGAAGGATGGTCTAAGCCCAGGTCCAGAGCTGCCAGCTCTCCCCCAGGCAAACCAGCCCCTCTAGCTCCTTACACCCTCCCATGGTCAAACCTCTCCTGAGGCAGCAAGCCCTTCAGCAGGCTGTAACAACCCATTGCCCCATTACCCCTGGTGTGTTGGCCCTGCAAGTGCTGGGTAGGTTTGCCcagaaggagaagagagggacTACCCCCACCCAGAGGACAGCTGAGGGTTGATATCTGAGGGGAGGTGTGTAGCAGGAGGGGGACAGTGGctagaggaggaaaggggaagggtgCAGGGATCCCTTTGTGCTGCTATCCTCTACTTTCCCGAGGGTACCCAAACCATGCAAGGTTGGAGGAGTCTAACTGCTGTCCCTGTTATCATTGTAGCCTTGCCGTTCAAAGTGGTCATCATCTCTGTCATCCTGGCCTTGCTGGTCCTCACCGTCATCTCCCTGATCATCTTGATTGTCCTGTGGCAGAAGGTAAAAGAGGAGAGCATTCCCAGTGCAACTGTGGTACCCCCATGTCAGGATGGCTGGGAAGAGCAAAGCTGTGAACTCTTGCTCAGGCATGGGCCTGAAAAATGTCCTACCCATTCCAGGGATCATGGCTCCCCCTGGCATCTGTAGGCTAGATGGGGCATGAGGCAATGGCTGCAGGGACAAAAGACTCCCTGACAAAACCCATCCACATCCCCCATGCCTTCTCTGACCCTCAGAGTCTCTGATCTCTCTTCCCCCTTTGCTCCCCTTTCCAGAAACCTCGTTATGAAATCCGCTGGAAGGTGATTGAGTCAGTCAGCTCCGATGGGCACGAGTACATCTACGTGGATCCCATGCAGCTCCCCTATGACTCCAGCTGGGAGGTGCCCAGGGACAAGCTGGTGTTAGGTAAAGGCTGTGCAGGTCTTACTGATGGACCTCTGGGGTCCTGGCTGTCTGGGGGTAATGGGTTTGGGATCTCCAAAAGAGACCAACCCAGAAAGGGCACAGAGATCCCTCAAGATATGATGTGATTCTGGGACAGAGGGAACACCCGGGACCACGGTGGGACACCAGCTGCTCCCTTTGGCTTGAGGCACTTAGTTATTCCTGGCTATCCTTTCCTGCGGCTGGAagttccttcccttcccagccagAGAGAAACCATCCCTAACCACAAACATCATAGCTCACCACCCCCTCCATGCCCACCAGGACAACTGCAGCGAAGCTGGTGGGGATTCAGACAGAGGACTTGTCTTTTCCAAGCGCCTTATCTCAGCTCTATCAAGGCTATCCCCAACCTTGTCTCCTCGCTGTTTCTTTGTAGGACGCACTCTTGGCTCTGGTGCCTTTGGACGCGTGGTGGAGGCAACAGCCCACGGACTGAGCCATTCACAGTCCACCATGAAAGTGGCGG includes:
- the PDGFRB gene encoding platelet-derived growth factor receptor beta encodes the protein MLPPSLKTSLWLLILTGLLEVTSGGSGLHIEPRDTELVLGLHSTFSLLCYGDGALVWEREGQPLAASLEHRDGVFVSNLTLRNVTGRHTGEYTCTYNPDQAPEPAERKALYIYVPDPSLVFLPTITSEELFIFITGYTEAVIPCRVTNPQMQVTLYEKKVENPIPAAYDPQQGFKGFFEDKTYFCRTIVDDQEVDSDTFYVYRIQVSSVNVSISAVQTIVRQGENVTLMCTVSGNELVNFNWDYPRKQAGKAVEPVTDFLPGSTHEIRSILIIQNAELEDSGTYVCNVSEGYHEKTDRKDITVHVIERGFVRFHTHLPSTVYAEVHKSRTIQVEVEAYPQPSIVWLKNNKTLTMESSSEFTITSRNLSETRYQTALVLVRVKQEEGGFYTIRASNEDDEQELSFHLQINVPAKVVDLKENSSASSGEQTVTCSAEGMPQPEISWSTCSDIKRCSAKGQPTRLLGNESSEIGLQTNATYHAELQVYRVNSTLQLHRVDEPLLLRCTVQNFLGTNSQDITLVPHALPFKVVIISVILALLVLTVISLIILIVLWQKKPRYEIRWKVIESVSSDGHEYIYVDPMQLPYDSSWEVPRDKLVLGRTLGSGAFGRVVEATAHGLSHSQSTMKVAVKMLKSTARSSEKQALMSELKIMSHLGPHLNIVNLLGACTKGGPIYIITEYCRYGDLVDYLHRNKHTFLQSYGEKARREAELYGNTAKEDHVQSHLSLSVESDGGYMDMSKDDSLDYVPMSDMKGEVKYADIESSNYGTPYELDSYSPSAPERTDRVTLINESPLLSYMDLVGFSFQVANGMEFLASKNCVHRDLAARNVLICEGKLVKICDFGLARDIMRDSNYISKGSTFLPLKWMAPESIFNNLYTTLSDVWSFGILLWEIFTLGGTPYPELPMNEQFYNAIKRGYRMSKPTHASDEIYDIMQKCWEEKFEIRPSFSQLVVLMGNLLVDCYRKRYHQVDEEFMRSDHPAVVRTRPTIPGLNNARLTPNSPTGSILYTSVHQNGGENDYIIPLPDPKPEAICDLPQEASISRASSTLNEANTSSTISCDSPLGLRQDEEQESDPQPGCQEPTTGHQEVEESFL